In Anaeromusa acidaminophila DSM 3853, one genomic interval encodes:
- a CDS encoding OmpH family outer membrane protein, whose translation MMKLEKRQIRMISLAIVAFFVLSVVGLAVSQSGSVSHAAAAGSGSVGVVNYDMLVSQHPDYAVAQKSFEDEVAQAKKDFDAKAATMNDKEKQDYYMQIQERLQLKKASLLGSVNDKVTAAVKAVADAKGLAIVIDKGNVVYGGQDITDEVIKKFK comes from the coding sequence ATGATGAAATTGGAAAAACGTCAGATTCGTATGATTTCCCTGGCTATTGTAGCCTTCTTTGTACTCAGCGTAGTAGGCTTGGCGGTGTCGCAGTCCGGCAGCGTAAGTCATGCAGCGGCAGCTGGTTCGGGTAGTGTTGGGGTTGTCAATTATGACATGCTGGTATCGCAGCATCCCGATTATGCGGTAGCGCAAAAGTCCTTTGAAGACGAAGTCGCGCAAGCTAAAAAAGATTTCGACGCTAAAGCGGCTACCATGAACGACAAGGAAAAACAAGATTATTACATGCAGATCCAAGAACGTCTGCAATTGAAAAAAGCATCTCTGTTGGGAAGCGTCAACGACAAAGTAACCGCAGCGGTTAAGGCTGTGGCTGATGCTAAGGGCTTGGCCATTGTCATTGACAAAGGCAATGTTGTTTACGGCGGACAAGACATTACTGACGAAGTTATTAAAAAATTCAAATAA
- a CDS encoding OmpH family outer membrane protein yields the protein MMQKKRTMALVLALCFAVLLIGGCSSQPTVGFVDMEKVVKESPKVKTLQDQLDAKEKEIMEKMQKEQSGDSAEAQQKQQALAGEYRQLQKQVGEQFESDLKKTLEQIAQEKKLTVILYKREVAQGGIDVTDEVLKRLQ from the coding sequence ATGATGCAAAAGAAACGTACGATGGCACTGGTCTTGGCGCTATGCTTTGCAGTTTTGTTGATTGGCGGCTGCAGCAGCCAGCCTACAGTGGGCTTTGTGGATATGGAGAAAGTAGTTAAGGAAAGTCCTAAAGTCAAAACCTTGCAGGATCAATTGGACGCCAAAGAAAAAGAAATTATGGAAAAAATGCAAAAAGAACAAAGCGGCGACTCGGCGGAAGCGCAGCAGAAACAGCAGGCTTTAGCGGGAGAATATCGTCAATTGCAGAAGCAAGTTGGCGAACAGTTTGAAAGCGATTTAAAAAAGACGCTGGAGCAAATTGCTCAGGAAAAGAAACTGACTGTTATTTTGTATAAACGAGAAGTCGCCCAAGGCGGCATTGACGTTACGGACGAAGTTCTCAAACGTCTCCAATAA
- the lpxD gene encoding UDP-3-O-(3-hydroxymyristoyl)glucosamine N-acyltransferase → MKTLAEIAKLVDGIIDEAHAALAINSVTNIEEAGPEDITFAVAPHLEKAAASRAGAVLVAKDVDADFPKVVVRVDNPRAAFAILLELFSPSSAVERGVHPSAVVAENVVLGDNVAIMPCAVIDSGASIGANTIVYPHSYVGVGSSVGSDCILYPNVTVREGCELGDRVIVHSGAVIGSDGFGFVTVDGRHRKVPQVGGVRIEDDVEIGANTCLDRATTGWTVVRQGTKIDNLVHFGHNVEVGEHCFFVAQTGIAGSTKIGSRVTFAGQSGSAGHLTIGDNCVFAARSAPIGNIASNSFCGGFPARPYKEWLKNEAAVTKVPELLKRVRELEKQLAQLRIGESKA, encoded by the coding sequence ATGAAAACATTAGCTGAAATTGCCAAGTTGGTAGATGGAATCATTGATGAAGCACATGCTGCATTAGCGATTAACAGTGTGACCAATATTGAAGAGGCGGGGCCGGAAGATATTACTTTTGCCGTAGCGCCTCATTTGGAAAAGGCTGCGGCGAGCCGCGCTGGCGCTGTTTTGGTAGCCAAAGATGTTGATGCTGATTTTCCTAAAGTTGTAGTACGAGTTGATAACCCGCGTGCTGCATTTGCAATCTTGTTGGAACTTTTTTCGCCGAGCTCTGCGGTGGAACGGGGGGTACATCCGTCAGCTGTAGTGGCGGAGAATGTGGTATTGGGCGATAATGTTGCGATCATGCCTTGTGCGGTAATTGATTCCGGTGCCTCGATTGGCGCTAATACCATCGTGTATCCTCATAGCTATGTTGGCGTTGGCAGTAGTGTGGGGAGTGACTGCATTCTGTATCCCAATGTAACGGTTCGCGAAGGCTGTGAACTAGGAGATCGGGTTATTGTACATAGTGGCGCTGTCATCGGCAGTGATGGCTTTGGGTTTGTGACGGTAGACGGCAGGCATCGCAAAGTTCCGCAAGTTGGAGGCGTGCGTATTGAAGACGATGTGGAAATCGGCGCTAATACCTGCTTGGATCGGGCGACAACGGGGTGGACTGTTGTGCGGCAAGGGACGAAAATTGATAATTTAGTGCATTTTGGGCATAACGTGGAAGTTGGAGAGCATTGTTTTTTTGTGGCGCAGACTGGTATCGCCGGCAGTACGAAAATTGGCAGTCGCGTTACGTTTGCTGGCCAATCCGGCAGTGCCGGTCATCTTACCATTGGTGACAATTGCGTTTTTGCGGCGCGTTCGGCTCCGATTGGCAATATTGCCAGCAATTCTTTTTGTGGCGGATTCCCGGCGCGCCCGTACAAAGAGTGGCTGAAAAATGAAGCGGCAGTTACTAAAGTTCCAGAACTGCTAAAACGAGTTCGGGAATTGGAAAAACAGTTAGCTCAGCTTAGGATTGGTGAGTCGAAAGCATGA
- a CDS encoding YjbH domain-containing protein: protein MACLTVLFAALIFSKAEAAPTLQGSTGGANVVSADVLTVNSFSIGRYNRPGEKRDVVVFGLGQALEVGALHRTEGNQGAAVQWNVKWALAQEQILRPGIAIGMEDVGAQEQRTAYVVASKGLPFGLRLHAGVGNGRYHGLFGALEAPLLPQTKLLLEQDGRQWGAGVRVSLGPDFRLDAGHYAGKSYVGGSYTY, encoded by the coding sequence TTGGCCTGTCTAACTGTGTTGTTTGCAGCACTTATTTTTAGCAAGGCAGAAGCGGCGCCGACCTTGCAGGGAAGCACCGGAGGGGCGAATGTAGTCAGCGCTGATGTGCTTACTGTAAACAGCTTCAGCATTGGTCGCTATAATCGGCCTGGAGAAAAAAGAGATGTAGTTGTTTTCGGTTTGGGGCAGGCGCTGGAAGTGGGTGCCTTGCATCGTACAGAGGGAAACCAGGGCGCTGCCGTGCAGTGGAATGTAAAATGGGCTTTGGCGCAAGAACAGATTTTGCGCCCCGGCATTGCGATTGGCATGGAGGATGTTGGCGCACAAGAGCAACGGACTGCTTATGTTGTTGCCAGCAAGGGATTGCCATTCGGGTTGCGCTTACACGCCGGTGTTGGCAATGGACGGTATCATGGCTTGTTCGGCGCTTTAGAAGCGCCTTTGTTGCCGCAGACTAAGTTGCTCTTAGAGCAAGACGGGAGACAATGGGGGGCTGGGGTTCGCGTTTCACTGGGGCCTGATTTTCGTTTAGATGCTGGGCACTACGCAGGCAAAAGCTATGTTGGCGGAAGCTATACGTACTAA
- a CDS encoding lysophospholipid acyltransferase family protein → MLYFAVKLLSRLACSLSTVTAKRWGGYLGEIAWKLTPQKRKKMAIENIQLSLGVELAEAERVARASAARFGPMFVEVLRVPLVLKQPLDSWISFSGVEYLEQALALGRGVVLATAHSGNWELLGAALAKRGFPLVAVVQKQTNDAMDRFINEYRRQSGMHVTYKTGVKEMIQLLNEGRIIGLLVDQDAGPEGVRTQFFGREASSPSGAAHLARMRQIPIVPAFITQEADGRHHAWLYPPVFVEKTGNKKEEIQQTTQVLTKCVEEHIRQYPEEWFWLHNRWKHGEKTESLALHA, encoded by the coding sequence ATGTTATATTTTGCTGTAAAGCTTCTAAGCCGTTTAGCATGTTCCCTTTCTACAGTGACGGCTAAGCGATGGGGCGGCTATCTGGGAGAAATAGCCTGGAAACTAACGCCGCAAAAAAGAAAAAAAATGGCTATTGAAAACATTCAACTGAGTCTGGGAGTTGAGTTAGCGGAGGCGGAGCGCGTAGCTCGTGCCAGCGCCGCGCGTTTTGGGCCTATGTTTGTGGAAGTGCTGCGTGTGCCGCTTGTATTGAAGCAGCCTCTTGATAGCTGGATATCCTTCAGCGGTGTAGAATATCTGGAACAAGCCTTGGCTTTGGGTAGAGGCGTGGTTTTGGCGACGGCTCATAGCGGCAACTGGGAGCTATTGGGAGCCGCCTTGGCGAAGAGAGGCTTTCCGCTGGTGGCAGTGGTACAGAAGCAGACGAATGATGCGATGGACCGCTTTATTAATGAATATCGCCGTCAAAGCGGCATGCATGTGACGTATAAAACGGGTGTAAAGGAAATGATTCAACTTTTAAACGAAGGACGCATTATCGGGTTATTGGTAGATCAGGATGCAGGACCGGAAGGCGTGCGGACGCAGTTTTTTGGACGTGAAGCCTCCAGTCCATCCGGAGCGGCTCATTTGGCACGTATGCGCCAGATTCCAATTGTGCCTGCTTTTATTACGCAAGAGGCGGATGGACGGCATCATGCTTGGCTTTATCCGCCTGTATTTGTTGAAAAGACAGGAAATAAAAAAGAAGAAATTCAACAGACAACGCAAGTGTTGACGAAGTGCGTAGAAGAGCACATTAGGCAGTATCCGGAAGAGTGGTTTTGGCTGCATAATCGCTGGAAACATGGAGAGAAGACAGAAAGTCTTGCGTTGCACGCATAA
- the lpxC gene encoding UDP-3-O-acyl-N-acetylglucosamine deacetylase, whose product MELQNTLAKEVSYSGIGLHSGREVKVRFLPAPANTGIIFERTDLSGRPRVPAKAACVTQTMRATTLEEGEAKVFTVEHILAAFSALNIDNCLIEIDSLEPPVADGSALPFLELLAEAGRAEQQSLRSVYSIEKALIVREEKRFISILPYDGFRITFTSVNPHKAIGIQFADVEITKELFWCEIAPARTIGFVHEIETLQAQGLALGGSMENAAVYDENGAVNKLRFTDELVRHKVLDVVGDLALAGPIRGHVVAVSSGHALNTKLSQLIAAARQGGCA is encoded by the coding sequence ATGGAACTACAAAATACCCTGGCAAAGGAAGTATCCTATAGCGGGATTGGCCTGCATTCTGGACGGGAAGTGAAGGTGCGGTTTTTGCCAGCCCCTGCAAATACGGGAATCATTTTTGAAAGGACGGACTTATCCGGCAGACCTCGCGTTCCGGCGAAGGCAGCCTGTGTAACGCAAACCATGAGGGCGACGACGTTGGAAGAGGGGGAAGCCAAGGTATTTACAGTAGAGCATATCTTGGCGGCATTTTCTGCGTTGAACATTGATAATTGTCTTATTGAAATTGATTCGTTGGAACCGCCTGTGGCGGATGGGAGCGCCTTGCCGTTTTTGGAGCTTTTAGCCGAAGCGGGGCGGGCTGAGCAGCAATCCTTACGTTCAGTTTACTCGATAGAAAAGGCGCTCATTGTGCGGGAAGAAAAACGATTTATTTCTATTTTGCCGTATGATGGGTTTCGTATTACTTTTACTTCGGTTAATCCGCACAAGGCGATTGGAATTCAATTTGCTGATGTTGAAATTACCAAGGAGTTGTTTTGGTGTGAGATTGCCCCAGCGAGGACGATTGGTTTTGTACATGAAATAGAAACGTTGCAGGCCCAAGGTTTGGCTTTGGGCGGCAGCATGGAAAACGCTGCAGTATATGATGAAAATGGCGCCGTTAACAAACTGCGTTTTACGGATGAATTAGTTCGGCATAAAGTACTGGATGTAGTTGGCGATTTAGCATTGGCCGGTCCAATCAGAGGCCATGTAGTGGCGGTATCATCCGGACATGCATTGAATACAAAGTTGTCGCAGTTAATTGCTGCGGCCAGACAGGGAGGTTGCGCATAG
- the fabZ gene encoding 3-hydroxyacyl-ACP dehydratase FabZ — protein MVLTIEEIKEIIPHRYPFLLVDRILELEPLKRGVGIKNVTANEPFFQGHFPNKPVMPGVLLLEAMAQVGGVSLLYPEENRGKIAYFAGMEGVKFRKPVVPGDQVRMEAEVTRLRGSVGKVRAEAFVEGQLVAEAEFMFALSEKQE, from the coding sequence GTGGTATTAACTATTGAAGAAATCAAGGAAATTATTCCCCATCGGTATCCGTTTTTACTGGTAGATCGCATTTTGGAGCTGGAGCCTCTCAAACGCGGCGTTGGCATAAAAAATGTGACTGCCAATGAGCCTTTTTTTCAGGGGCATTTTCCGAACAAGCCGGTTATGCCAGGGGTATTACTGCTGGAGGCTATGGCGCAGGTTGGCGGGGTTTCGCTATTGTATCCCGAAGAAAACCGAGGGAAGATTGCTTATTTTGCCGGTATGGAAGGCGTTAAGTTCCGTAAACCTGTTGTACCTGGCGATCAGGTTCGTATGGAAGCGGAGGTAACCCGTCTGCGCGGTTCCGTAGGCAAGGTGCGTGCAGAGGCTTTTGTCGAAGGCCAACTGGTAGCGGAAGCGGAATTTATGTTTGCGTTGTCGGAAAAACAAGAATAA
- the lpxA gene encoding acyl-ACP--UDP-N-acetylglucosamine O-acyltransferase, which yields MQTDKVVPLRMIHEMAVVHPNARLGKDVQIGPYAVIGENVVIGDGTKIGPHVVIDGWTSIGKDCVIFPSASIGAEPQDLKFKGEKSYVFIGDRTTLREFTTVNRATGEGEETRIGSDCLMMAYTHVAHNCIVGNHVIMSNAATLAGHIIVEDRVVIGGLSGVHQFVKIGRNAMIGGASKVVQDVPPFMIADGHPAKVAGLNSVGMSRAGVPKEARRELKKAYRILYKNGLSLDQAIAMMEQELEAYEEVEHFLRFLRNAERGICRTRRDSSE from the coding sequence ATGCAAACGGATAAAGTAGTACCTTTGCGTATGATTCACGAGATGGCAGTGGTTCATCCCAATGCGCGTCTTGGTAAAGATGTACAAATTGGCCCGTACGCTGTCATTGGTGAAAATGTAGTGATTGGCGATGGGACGAAAATAGGCCCCCACGTTGTGATTGACGGCTGGACCAGCATTGGCAAGGACTGCGTTATTTTTCCAAGCGCTTCCATTGGGGCGGAACCGCAGGATTTGAAATTCAAGGGCGAGAAAAGCTATGTATTTATTGGCGACCGGACGACCTTGCGCGAGTTTACCACAGTAAATAGGGCAACAGGCGAAGGCGAAGAAACACGCATTGGATCCGATTGCTTAATGATGGCCTATACGCATGTGGCGCATAACTGTATAGTAGGAAATCACGTAATCATGTCTAATGCAGCTACTTTGGCAGGACATATTATTGTGGAAGATCGCGTTGTAATCGGCGGCTTGTCAGGGGTGCATCAATTTGTCAAAATTGGTCGTAATGCCATGATTGGTGGAGCTTCCAAAGTGGTTCAAGATGTACCTCCCTTTATGATTGCTGATGGGCATCCGGCCAAGGTAGCGGGCTTGAATAGCGTAGGCATGTCTAGAGCGGGTGTACCGAAAGAAGCGCGGCGCGAATTGAAAAAAGCGTATCGGATTTTATACAAGAACGGCTTGTCTCTGGATCAAGCGATTGCGATGATGGAACAAGAACTGGAAGCTTACGAAGAAGTGGAACACTTTTTGCGCTTTTTGCGCAATGCGGAGCGAGGTATTTGCCGTACGCGCCGTGATAGCAGCGAATAA
- a CDS encoding LpxI family protein, with amino-acid sequence MQKIGLLAGVGRLPVDFAFCARNLGLAVVAIAVLPTVENDLAEAASVYYQIGVGQLQLLVDTLRKEEVSQVTMLGKVTKELLFSGAVELDGRFQRLLTSLPDQKDDTILLALVKELAQEGIQVADQTALLKMLLPQPGVLSKRQPTESELADMEFGLSMAREIGALDIGQTVVVKDRAVMAVEAIEGTDACIRRGGVLAGGAGAVVAKAAKPQQDQRFDMPGAGPATIRSMIEAGASALVLEAGKTLLVDRAEAIALADAHNIAIVVK; translated from the coding sequence ATGCAGAAAATCGGTTTGCTTGCCGGCGTCGGACGACTGCCGGTTGATTTTGCGTTCTGTGCGCGGAATTTAGGGTTGGCGGTAGTGGCAATTGCTGTGTTGCCTACGGTAGAGAACGATTTGGCGGAAGCGGCCTCTGTATATTATCAGATTGGTGTTGGTCAACTGCAGCTTTTAGTGGATACCCTTCGTAAAGAAGAGGTTTCTCAGGTTACCATGCTTGGAAAAGTAACCAAGGAACTGCTTTTTTCCGGTGCCGTAGAGTTGGATGGCCGGTTTCAAAGGCTGTTGACGTCATTGCCAGATCAAAAGGATGATACCATTTTACTGGCGTTAGTGAAAGAATTGGCCCAAGAAGGCATTCAAGTGGCGGATCAAACCGCTTTGTTGAAAATGCTGCTGCCGCAGCCTGGCGTTTTGAGTAAACGACAACCTACCGAAAGCGAATTGGCGGATATGGAGTTTGGTTTGTCCATGGCTAGAGAAATAGGCGCACTGGACATCGGACAAACGGTCGTAGTAAAAGATAGAGCCGTCATGGCTGTAGAGGCTATAGAAGGAACCGACGCTTGCATTCGCCGGGGCGGCGTTTTAGCCGGCGGCGCCGGCGCTGTAGTGGCTAAAGCGGCTAAACCGCAGCAAGACCAACGATTTGATATGCCTGGCGCAGGTCCGGCAACCATTCGCTCTATGATTGAAGCCGGTGCGTCCGCGCTTGTGTTGGAAGCTGGAAAAACGTTGCTTGTAGACCGTGCAGAAGCCATCGCTTTGGCAGATGCGCACAATATCGCTATTGTGGTAAAATAA
- the lpxB gene encoding lipid-A-disaccharide synthase: MCKIMLSAGEASGDLHGAGIAAALRAMNPDVRLFGMGGAAMRREGVDILYDIADLGVIGIVEVIKNLPRLFRLRDELAAAMDREKPDILVTIDYPGFNMRLAKIAKAKGIRVVSYIAPSVWAWGEWRAKGVVRSVDHIASIFPFEAELYRRYGGNVTYVGHPLLDLVGTKRNVAEARGFLKLQPQERVVLLLPGSRKQEIKGLLPMFLQAAKQVAATVPEVVFVLPLASTVAEDMVQPAIQAAGIHVRLVREHLYDWMQAAEAAMAASGTVTLEAALMNLPCVVTYKVNSLTYGLGKLLVKLPYISLPNIIAGCQVVPELVQNEAQPQRLAAEVVKYLQDAGYYAATKRSLEEVRRKLGENGAVQRVAALILAEASDCRRKAHE, encoded by the coding sequence ATGTGTAAAATCATGCTTTCCGCCGGTGAAGCCTCTGGTGATCTTCATGGCGCAGGCATTGCAGCGGCGTTGCGCGCCATGAATCCGGACGTGCGTTTATTTGGCATGGGCGGTGCGGCTATGCGCCGCGAAGGCGTGGACATTCTCTATGATATTGCCGACCTGGGCGTTATTGGCATAGTGGAAGTTATTAAAAATCTTCCCCGGTTGTTTCGCTTGCGCGATGAGTTAGCAGCGGCGATGGATCGGGAGAAACCGGATATTTTAGTTACGATTGATTATCCGGGTTTTAATATGCGCTTGGCAAAAATCGCGAAAGCCAAAGGCATTCGAGTGGTTTCCTATATAGCCCCTTCCGTATGGGCTTGGGGTGAGTGGCGGGCGAAGGGCGTTGTGCGCTCGGTTGATCATATTGCTTCTATTTTCCCCTTTGAGGCGGAACTGTACCGGCGCTACGGCGGCAATGTGACCTATGTGGGGCATCCTTTGCTCGATTTGGTGGGAACGAAACGCAATGTGGCAGAAGCAAGAGGTTTTCTGAAATTGCAACCGCAGGAGCGAGTCGTTTTGCTGTTGCCTGGGAGCCGGAAACAAGAAATCAAGGGATTGCTGCCTATGTTTTTGCAGGCAGCTAAGCAAGTGGCGGCGACGGTGCCGGAAGTGGTATTTGTGTTGCCTCTGGCTTCAACAGTAGCGGAAGACATGGTGCAGCCTGCGATTCAAGCAGCTGGCATTCATGTTCGTTTGGTGCGAGAGCATTTGTACGATTGGATGCAAGCAGCGGAAGCGGCCATGGCGGCTTCCGGTACGGTGACCTTGGAAGCGGCCTTGATGAATTTGCCCTGTGTTGTGACATATAAGGTGAATTCCTTGACCTATGGATTGGGAAAATTGTTGGTAAAATTGCCTTATATCAGCTTGCCCAACATTATTGCGGGTTGTCAGGTTGTACCGGAACTCGTCCAAAATGAAGCGCAGCCGCAGCGGTTGGCGGCGGAGGTAGTAAAGTATTTGCAGGATGCTGGGTATTATGCGGCTACGAAGCGCTCTTTGGAGGAAGTCCGACGCAAGTTGGGAGAAAATGGCGCCGTTCAGCGTGTAGCGGCTTTAATTTTAGCGGAAGCGTCCGACTGCAGGAGGAAAGCCCATGAATAG
- a CDS encoding ABC transporter ATP-binding protein, with translation MNSYMRLLKYLRPYLPRLGMAIFCIVLASAANLYVPWIIKDVIDRVLAEKDMMMLNLIAGGIVVVFLLRGIFFYGQSYLMAYVGQRIVIDIREDIYRHLQRLSLSFYSRNSTGNIMSHVTNDVAAVQGALADTLIELITESVILIGSIGAMFFLHWKLALFTFITVPLVGQTINIFGKKLRASGNVMQVKVADITSVLQEAISSIRVIKSFAREDFEIERFQKENFSNFRAQMKNAQLMATLTPLIEFLAAIGVTLIIWYGGWEVIHGDLTAGALIAFLIYAVNLSNPVKRISKSYGVVQRALAAAQRVFEVIDTQPEVQDAEDAVILQNSQGHLVFEGVDFSYNPGEPALRQVFFEANPGQMIAIVGPSGAGKTTIAALIPRFYDPQQGTIYLDGVDIRTVTQKSLREQMAIVPQETVLFNRSVYENIRYGRLEATQEEVVAAAKAANAHDFITAMPQGYETPIGERGCMLSGGQRQRIAIARAILRDPRLLILDEATSALDVESEQLVQEALDKLMVGRTSVVIAHRLSTIVRADCILVMDQGRIVEMGSHEALLQAGGLYQKLYQVQFRDTGAESGEV, from the coding sequence ATGAATAGCTATATGCGGCTGTTAAAATATTTGCGACCTTATTTACCTAGGCTGGGAATGGCGATTTTTTGCATAGTCTTAGCTTCCGCGGCGAATTTATATGTTCCCTGGATTATTAAAGACGTGATTGATAGAGTCTTAGCCGAAAAAGATATGATGATGCTCAATCTAATTGCAGGCGGCATCGTCGTGGTTTTTTTGTTGCGCGGCATTTTCTTCTACGGGCAAAGTTATTTGATGGCCTATGTGGGACAAAGAATTGTCATTGATATACGCGAAGATATCTATCGCCATTTGCAAAGATTGTCACTTTCCTTTTACTCGCGTAATTCCACCGGGAATATAATGAGTCATGTTACGAATGACGTAGCGGCGGTACAAGGGGCGTTGGCGGATACGCTGATTGAACTGATTACGGAGAGTGTTATCCTGATCGGCTCCATTGGCGCTATGTTCTTTTTACACTGGAAGCTTGCTCTATTTACCTTCATCACGGTGCCCTTGGTGGGGCAAACTATCAATATATTTGGTAAAAAATTGCGCGCTTCCGGCAATGTGATGCAAGTGAAAGTGGCGGATATTACTTCAGTTTTGCAAGAAGCTATTTCTTCTATCCGCGTCATCAAGTCCTTCGCGCGGGAAGATTTTGAAATTGAACGCTTTCAAAAAGAAAATTTTTCTAATTTCCGGGCGCAGATGAAAAACGCTCAGCTTATGGCAACGCTGACTCCTCTCATTGAATTTTTGGCGGCGATCGGCGTAACTCTGATTATCTGGTATGGCGGCTGGGAAGTAATTCACGGGGATTTGACGGCAGGCGCGTTGATTGCCTTCTTGATTTATGCCGTTAATTTATCCAATCCGGTCAAACGAATCAGCAAATCCTACGGGGTAGTGCAGCGTGCTTTAGCTGCGGCGCAACGTGTTTTTGAAGTAATCGATACTCAACCGGAGGTTCAGGATGCAGAAGATGCAGTTATATTGCAAAACTCTCAAGGGCATTTAGTGTTTGAGGGAGTTGACTTTTCCTATAATCCGGGAGAACCGGCATTGCGCCAGGTGTTTTTTGAAGCGAATCCCGGGCAAATGATTGCCATTGTCGGTCCTTCTGGCGCGGGAAAAACGACCATTGCCGCCCTGATACCTCGTTTTTACGATCCGCAGCAAGGGACAATTTATCTGGATGGCGTTGACATTCGTACAGTAACGCAGAAGTCCTTGCGAGAACAAATGGCGATTGTGCCGCAAGAAACGGTATTATTTAATCGATCTGTATATGAAAATATTCGCTATGGTCGTTTAGAGGCAACGCAGGAAGAAGTCGTAGCCGCAGCTAAAGCGGCTAATGCGCATGATTTTATTACGGCTATGCCCCAAGGCTATGAGACTCCTATTGGCGAACGGGGTTGCATGCTTTCAGGCGGGCAGCGCCAGCGTATTGCGATTGCCCGGGCTATCTTGCGGGATCCGCGGTTGCTGATTTTGGATGAAGCAACTTCGGCGTTGGATGTGGAGAGTGAACAGTTGGTGCAAGAAGCCTTGGACAAGCTGATGGTGGGGCGTACTTCGGTGGTTATCGCTCATAGACTATCGACGATTGTCCGGGCGGATTGTATTTTGGTTATGGATCAGGGACGGATTGTAGAGATGGGCTCCCATGAAGCGTTGCTGCAGGCAGGCGGTTTGTATCAGAAGCTGTACCAGGTTCAGTTTCGCGATACTGGGGCAGAAAGCGGCGAGGTTTAG
- a CDS encoding 3-deoxy-D-manno-octulosonic acid transferase yields MRFFYNLMTVILVIAAMPVFAYRCIRQDGFGERLRQSFGYLPAHALDKVANKNCIWLHAASVGEIVATSPLVKELKQAMPETPVLVSVVTASGYSMAKRILTDVDGLIFFPLDLPWLPRRVLAQVRPQAFLLVETELWPNFLYAAKQYKIPVMMVNGRISDRSVKRYHYLKGILRDMLDTVERFCMQSAIDEQYIIQLGADPHRVVVTGNTKFDQTYTHVSPEEREILKQELTLTGHAPILVAGSTHAGEEEVLLKAFLRIREEYPQAALILAPREILRVDELVKLCLAKGLPVRRRTQQANQGGQGGVVILDTIGELGRIYSVGDVVFVGGSLVAHGGHNILEPAAHGKAILIGPHMFNFKETYALFSGRQACSTVCDAQELTETVLHLLQDSEERQRMEALTLDIVRENKGASQRSICYLQELLQK; encoded by the coding sequence ATGCGCTTTTTTTACAATCTCATGACTGTTATACTAGTGATAGCTGCTATGCCTGTATTTGCTTATCGGTGTATCCGACAAGACGGTTTTGGCGAACGTTTGCGACAGAGCTTCGGGTACTTACCTGCGCATGCGTTGGATAAGGTGGCGAACAAGAATTGCATTTGGCTGCATGCGGCGTCGGTGGGAGAAATTGTTGCTACCAGTCCTTTAGTGAAAGAACTGAAGCAGGCTATGCCGGAAACGCCGGTCTTAGTGTCGGTCGTTACGGCCAGCGGGTATTCTATGGCTAAACGCATTCTGACGGATGTGGATGGATTGATTTTTTTTCCTTTGGATTTACCATGGCTGCCGCGCAGGGTGCTGGCCCAAGTGAGGCCTCAAGCTTTTTTGCTGGTGGAGACGGAATTATGGCCGAACTTCTTGTATGCGGCTAAACAATATAAGATCCCTGTGATGATGGTAAACGGACGAATCAGTGATCGCAGTGTCAAGCGATATCATTATCTTAAAGGCATTTTACGGGATATGCTGGACACGGTGGAGCGTTTTTGTATGCAATCTGCCATTGATGAGCAGTATATTATTCAACTGGGCGCTGATCCCCATAGAGTGGTAGTGACAGGTAATACTAAGTTTGACCAAACCTACACGCACGTGTCGCCAGAGGAAAGAGAAATATTGAAGCAAGAGCTGACTCTTACTGGACACGCGCCGATTTTGGTTGCCGGCAGTACTCATGCAGGGGAAGAGGAAGTGCTTCTTAAGGCCTTTTTAAGAATAAGGGAAGAATATCCTCAGGCGGCTTTGATTTTAGCTCCGCGGGAAATTTTACGCGTAGATGAATTGGTGAAGCTGTGTTTGGCGAAGGGATTGCCTGTACGTCGTCGTACGCAACAAGCCAATCAGGGCGGGCAAGGCGGCGTGGTCATTCTGGATACTATCGGGGAATTAGGACGCATTTATAGTGTTGGTGATGTTGTTTTTGTCGGCGGTAGCCTGGTGGCACATGGAGGTCATAATATTTTAGAACCGGCGGCGCATGGCAAAGCAATTTTAATTGGTCCTCATATGTTTAACTTTAAAGAAACGTATGCTTTATTTTCTGGAAGACAGGCGTGTAGTACGGTCTGTGATGCGCAAGAGCTAACAGAAACCGTATTGCACTTGCTGCAAGACAGCGAGGAGCGCCAGCGCATGGAAGCGTTGACACTGGATATTGTCCGCGAAAATAAAGGGGCTTCCCAGAGAAGCATTTGCTATTTGCAGGAACTTTTGCAAAAATAG